The sequence GTATCGACGTGCGGCAAAATTTTCTAAACGCACTGGCCTTTCTGACAGAGCTACAACCCAGTTGTCTGGTTCTTGGCGGAGATATCTGTAATACGATCGGCGACCGCGCCATTTACGAATGGGTAAAGCAGACGCTGGATACGTTGCCCTTTCCGTATTATGTCATTCCGGGCAACCACGACGATTCGGTACTGCTCGCTGAGGTGTTCGGCAGAACGAACAACCTCCACAACGACGAACTGTTTTACGCCTTGCCCCTTGAAGGTCGGCCAACTTTGTTTCTGGATACGTCGAAAGGGGAATTCTCGCCAAAACAATGGGCCTGGTTACGCGAATACATGGCGGCTCTGCGCAACAATAATGTGTTGATCTTTATGCATCACCCGCCCCTGCCAGCCGATGTGACCTATATG comes from Spirosoma aureum and encodes:
- a CDS encoding metallophosphoesterase family protein, with translation MRIAFITDIHIDTADKRPQGIDVRQNFLNALAFLTELQPSCLVLGGDICNTIGDRAIYEWVKQTLDTLPFPYYVIPGNHDDSVLLAEVFGRTNNLHNDELFYALPLEGRPTLFLDTSKGEFSPKQWAWLREYMAALRNNNVLIFMHHPPLPADVTYMDTHYPFRQSADFLELAKSSSCHITVVCGHYHVEKVVQRGNLMMLLTPSTFFQMKHDPTNMVIDNHCVGIREINLTTHGTNSTVHYL